The proteins below come from a single Staphylococcus sp. MI 10-1553 genomic window:
- a CDS encoding gluconate:H+ symporter — protein MFQEIWPLLSVAIAIIVLLILIMKLQLNTFVALVITAMVTGILLGMPFDKIVATIETGMGGTLGHIALIFGLGAMLGKLLADGGGATQIADTLIAKLGKKYVQWAMVIASFIIGIALFFEVGLVLLIPLVFTIAKRMNVSQLKIGMPMVTALSVTHGFLPPHPGPVVIAKELGANIGEVLLYGFIVAIPVTIIAGPVFAKIAPRLTPTAFQREGDISSLGATKSFKNEELPSFGLSTFTALLPVLLMLFATLWQLISGHEGKAYNTLENIIYFIGSAGTAMLIAVVFAVFSMGVRRGIPTKQVMNTLTQAIYPIGMMLLIIGAGGAFKQVLIDGGVGGAIEKIFTDVHISPILLAWLVAAILRLALGSATVAAISTTGIVLPLLQTADVNLALVALAIGAGSIFCSHVNDAGFWMFKEYFGLTVKETFLTWSLIETIISVSGLVFVLFISLFV, from the coding sequence ATGTTTCAAGAAATTTGGCCACTGTTGAGTGTGGCTATTGCAATTATTGTGTTATTAATATTAATTATGAAATTGCAGTTAAATACATTTGTTGCACTTGTCATTACCGCGATGGTGACTGGCATTTTACTCGGTATGCCATTTGATAAAATTGTCGCAACGATTGAGACAGGTATGGGCGGTACATTAGGTCATATCGCATTAATTTTTGGTCTCGGTGCGATGCTAGGGAAGTTGCTCGCTGATGGTGGCGGCGCGACTCAAATTGCGGATACTTTAATTGCTAAACTCGGTAAAAAATATGTGCAGTGGGCGATGGTTATTGCTTCATTTATCATCGGGATTGCATTATTTTTCGAAGTCGGTCTTGTTTTATTAATACCTCTCGTCTTTACAATTGCGAAACGAATGAATGTATCTCAATTAAAAATCGGCATGCCTATGGTGACAGCTTTATCAGTTACACATGGTTTCTTACCGCCACATCCAGGTCCAGTCGTTATCGCCAAAGAATTAGGTGCAAATATTGGAGAAGTTTTATTATACGGCTTTATTGTTGCGATACCTGTAACGATCATTGCGGGACCTGTTTTTGCGAAAATTGCACCACGTTTAACACCAACAGCGTTTCAACGTGAAGGAGATATTTCATCATTAGGTGCAACGAAGTCATTTAAAAACGAGGAATTGCCAAGTTTTGGGTTAAGTACATTTACTGCATTATTACCTGTATTATTAATGTTATTTGCGACACTTTGGCAACTCATTTCTGGGCATGAAGGTAAAGCGTACAATACACTTGAAAATATCATTTATTTTATCGGCAGTGCGGGTACAGCCATGTTAATAGCGGTTGTCTTTGCGGTTTTCAGCATGGGCGTTCGTCGTGGTATCCCAACGAAACAAGTGATGAATACATTAACACAAGCTATTTATCCGATTGGGATGATGTTGTTGATTATCGGTGCAGGTGGGGCATTCAAACAAGTGCTCATTGATGGTGGCGTTGGAGGTGCCATTGAAAAAATATTTACTGACGTCCACATTTCACCAATTCTGTTAGCATGGTTAGTCGCAGCCATTTTACGGCTTGCGCTCGGTTCAGCAACAGTAGCGGCGATTTCAACTACGGGTATCGTGTTACCGTTGTTACAAACAGCAGATGTCAACTTAGCACTCGTTGCATTAGCGATTGGGGCAGGTAGCATATTTTGCTCACATGTTAACGACGCAGGTTTCTGGATGTTCAAAGAGTATTTCGGATTAACAGTAAAAGAAACATTTTTAACATGGTCATTAATTGAAACCATTATTTCAGTGAGTGGGCTCGTTTTCGTTCTCTTCATTAGCCTGTTCGTATAA
- a CDS encoding DUF4097 family beta strand repeat-containing protein produces MRKLFVFGLSCFLICFILGTAVWFGFEKKKQSVEKIDKIFEKSAINQIVINVDSTNIKMVPSDDFHISYEGKQDMKVSKQSRVLTITEMNRSGIRTPNLNPFNDLEGQLEIGIPQDQLKEIDFTSNLGAVDIANVNIDHATIWNGDSGELNIHNSQLTHSKFSANETLVNIENSRIDNSEFNIKQGKINGEKTLLKNSIFKLNSGDIHLKDMLTDCDFKSSVKDGNIYLGYRQSPTDVMLSLNPEKGKAIINNEQLKKGKNGTGAHQIELYTTRGDITVE; encoded by the coding sequence ATGAGAAAGTTATTCGTATTTGGACTCAGTTGCTTTTTAATTTGTTTTATTTTAGGGACAGCCGTGTGGTTTGGTTTTGAAAAGAAAAAACAATCTGTTGAGAAAATCGATAAAATCTTTGAAAAAAGCGCAATCAATCAAATTGTTATTAACGTTGATTCGACTAATATTAAAATGGTGCCGAGCGATGACTTTCACATCTCATACGAAGGAAAACAAGATATGAAAGTTTCAAAACAAAGTCGAGTGTTAACGATTACTGAAATGAATCGATCAGGTATTCGAACGCCGAATCTCAACCCATTTAATGATTTAGAAGGACAGCTTGAAATTGGCATTCCTCAAGACCAACTTAAAGAAATCGATTTCACTTCGAATTTAGGTGCGGTGGATATAGCAAACGTAAATATTGATCATGCAACGATTTGGAATGGTGACAGTGGAGAATTGAATATTCATAATAGTCAGTTGACCCATTCTAAATTTAGCGCCAATGAAACACTTGTGAATATTGAAAACAGTCGCATAGACAATAGTGAATTCAATATTAAACAAGGAAAAATTAATGGTGAAAAAACACTACTCAAGAACAGTATTTTTAAGTTGAATAGTGGTGATATTCACTTGAAAGATATGCTAACGGATTGTGATTTCAAAAGCTCAGTCAAAGATGGCAATATTTATTTAGGGTATCGTCAATCGCCAACTGACGTAATGCTGTCGCTCAATCCTGAAAAAGGTAAAGCAATCATCAATAACGAGCAGCTTAAAAAAGGTAAAAATGGGACAGGCGCGCATCAAATAGAACTTTATACGACACGTGGCGATATCACTGTCGAATAG
- a CDS encoding SE1626 family protein: MKHLTKIFVIIALLIFIIGIVLQFLGEETSAIKLFIATILFMICAFISRHNDRKKQR, from the coding sequence ATGAAACATTTAACGAAAATTTTTGTCATCATTGCGTTATTAATTTTTATCATTGGCATCGTTTTACAGTTTTTAGGGGAAGAAACTTCGGCCATTAAACTGTTTATCGCGACCATTTTATTTATGATTTGTGCCTTTATTAGTCGTCATAATGATAGAAAAAAGCAACGTTAA
- a CDS encoding thioredoxin family protein — MAHLRTYYTEAKPFEQYIQHMEQNQTEVLNIYKDFDMPTDDERIEKIKDRGYKYVLVITEDWCGDAMMNNPILKHIAERANLEVRAFYRDDNTDLIDQYLTNGKTRSIPIYIFMNEKFEQKAVWGPRALNVQKFVEDIRKTSLPDKADPRFEEKQKEVHLKIRERYLTDASFWHDVYESIMSRLV; from the coding sequence ATGGCACATTTAAGAACTTATTACACAGAAGCTAAACCTTTCGAACAGTACATTCAACATATGGAACAAAATCAAACAGAAGTCTTAAATATTTATAAAGATTTCGATATGCCGACTGATGATGAGAGAATTGAAAAAATTAAAGATAGAGGCTACAAATATGTCCTCGTCATTACAGAGGATTGGTGTGGCGATGCAATGATGAATAACCCTATTTTGAAACATATTGCCGAACGCGCCAATTTAGAGGTTCGCGCATTTTATCGTGATGACAATACAGATTTAATTGATCAATATTTAACAAATGGTAAGACACGTTCCATTCCAATTTATATTTTTATGAATGAGAAGTTTGAACAAAAAGCGGTATGGGGACCCCGTGCATTAAATGTCCAAAAATTTGTAGAGGACATACGTAAAACATCATTGCCGGACAAAGCAGATCCGCGCTTTGAGGAGAAGCAAAAAGAAGTACATCTCAAGATTCGAGAGCGCTATTTGACAGACGCATCATTTTGGCATGATGTGTATGAATCAATTATGTCTCGACTCGTATAA
- the pmtD gene encoding phenol-soluble modulin export ABC transporter permease subunit PmtD produces the protein MNILQLFKFDIVSILKSPLTYLAILLGIAPLIITVIILVTNDNPVNANTMFSVGKWFFSLIGLLFVIKTITRDTAQGTIQLFLNQTQSRIGYFIAKTLSIIFISIFTTAVVVVVTYLIQWSTDGTDLDHDQSWKLLVFYLILFFVYGLLLFLINLIVQKPALVYTLGILLLLLLPVVKPFIPLIPEIGDNIQDSLKYIPFSYLSDKTLGNGVTFTNWQWVINVGSIVVLWLANLGFIAKKDI, from the coding sequence ATGAATATATTGCAATTGTTCAAGTTCGACATCGTGAGTATTTTAAAAAGTCCGCTTACTTATTTAGCGATTCTTCTCGGTATTGCGCCATTGATCATTACAGTCATTATTTTAGTTACGAACGATAATCCGGTGAATGCGAATACGATGTTTAGTGTAGGAAAATGGTTCTTTTCACTCATTGGTCTGTTGTTCGTTATCAAAACCATTACACGTGATACCGCTCAAGGGACGATTCAACTTTTCTTAAATCAAACGCAAAGCCGTATTGGTTATTTCATTGCGAAAACATTATCTATTATTTTCATCAGCATTTTCACAACAGCTGTTGTCGTAGTAGTGACTTATTTAATTCAATGGTCAACGGATGGTACAGATTTAGATCATGACCAGTCTTGGAAATTACTCGTATTTTATTTAATTTTATTCTTTGTGTATGGACTTTTATTGTTTTTGATTAACCTTATTGTTCAAAAACCAGCATTAGTGTATACACTCGGTATTTTATTGTTACTTTTATTACCAGTAGTGAAACCGTTTATTCCGCTTATTCCTGAAATTGGAGATAATATTCAAGATTCATTAAAGTATATCCCGTTTAGTTACTTAAGCGATAAGACTTTAGGAAATGGTGTGACGTTTACGAACTGGCAGTGGGTCATTAATGTGGGATCAATCGTCGTATTATGGTTGGCGAACTTAGGTTTCATTGCGAAAAAAGATATTTAA
- a CDS encoding HAAS signaling domain-containing protein, with the protein MDKITFLNELEYQLHRLPNHIVDEVMNEYENHFYREGLDGKSDEAIVNALDTPKQIAKQRYAKYAVKNAEKKPDVTHLVRAVFATIGMSMITLFFIVIPLFFVGLLLLIGTFIALGMLLSPLLLLITDIWSGMFSFSLSNYLYSFAYLGLGMMFIVMIVKLIAAIRKLLIKYLKWNVNFIKKGTSQS; encoded by the coding sequence ATGGATAAAATTACGTTTTTGAATGAATTAGAATACCAATTACATCGATTGCCAAATCATATCGTTGACGAAGTGATGAATGAGTATGAAAACCATTTTTATCGTGAAGGATTGGATGGTAAATCAGATGAAGCCATCGTCAATGCTCTCGATACACCGAAACAAATCGCGAAGCAACGTTATGCAAAATATGCAGTCAAAAATGCTGAAAAGAAACCGGATGTCACGCATTTAGTCCGCGCTGTATTTGCAACAATTGGAATGAGTATGATTACATTGTTTTTTATTGTGATTCCGCTCTTTTTTGTGGGCTTACTCTTACTGATAGGGACGTTTATCGCTTTAGGTATGTTATTATCGCCACTGTTGCTGTTGATTACAGATATTTGGTCAGGGATGTTTTCATTCTCCCTCAGCAATTATTTATATAGTTTTGCTTATTTAGGACTGGGCATGATGTTTATCGTAATGATTGTTAAACTGATTGCAGCTATAAGAAAATTACTTATTAAATATTTAAAATGGAATGTCAATTTTATTAAAAAAGGAACATCACAGTCATGA
- the pmtC gene encoding phenol-soluble modulin export ABC transporter ATP-binding protein PmtC, producing MELKQITKQYGNNTVIDHVDFAFNDSKIVGLIGKNGVGKTTLMKIMNGNIINYQGDVQVANDDKIGYLIEHPKLYDNKSGLYNLKLFAQVLGTGFDEAYTNHIIKAFGMESYIKKKVKKYSMGMRQKLAIAVSLMNKPKFLILDEPTNGMDPDGSIDVLKTIEQLVQQLNMKILISSHKLEDIELICDRAVFLRDGHFVQDVNMAEGQSTNQTIIQVDPDDFEQALYYLTDHFKVLQSQKESGEIILNGQRDYRNFLKGLAQKGIFPQYIETRKVSLRDTYFNINQRGGQS from the coding sequence ATGGAATTGAAACAAATCACCAAACAATATGGCAACAATACTGTCATTGATCACGTTGATTTTGCATTTAATGATAGTAAAATTGTTGGATTAATTGGTAAAAATGGTGTTGGGAAAACAACATTAATGAAAATTATGAATGGCAATATTATTAATTACCAAGGAGACGTTCAAGTTGCAAATGACGATAAAATCGGCTATTTAATTGAACATCCGAAACTTTACGATAACAAATCAGGTCTATACAATTTAAAACTTTTTGCGCAAGTTTTAGGTACAGGTTTTGATGAAGCGTATACGAATCATATTATCAAAGCGTTTGGTATGGAATCCTACATTAAGAAAAAAGTAAAAAAATATTCAATGGGGATGAGACAAAAACTTGCTATAGCTGTTTCTCTTATGAATAAACCGAAATTTTTAATCTTAGATGAGCCAACAAATGGAATGGATCCAGATGGTTCAATCGACGTCTTAAAAACAATAGAACAGCTTGTACAACAATTGAATATGAAAATTCTCATTTCGAGTCATAAATTAGAAGATATTGAATTAATTTGTGACCGTGCCGTATTTTTAAGAGACGGTCATTTTGTTCAAGACGTTAATATGGCTGAAGGTCAGTCCACAAATCAAACGATTATTCAAGTGGATCCCGATGACTTTGAACAAGCATTATATTACTTAACTGATCATTTTAAAGTCCTACAATCACAGAAAGAATCAGGAGAAATTATCTTAAATGGGCAACGCGATTATCGCAATTTCCTTAAAGGATTAGCCCAAAAAGGCATTTTTCCACAATATATTGAAACACGTAAAGTATCATTACGAGACACTTATTTCAATATTAATCAACGAGGTGGTCAATCATGA
- a CDS encoding C45 family autoproteolytic acyltransferase/hydolase, with amino-acid sequence MQQVSSDVLTFRGTHYDYGVATGQWLQQTAMLKNREKEWKKRVPRFDIDLEETYQIFQQFAPKIWDEIQGIQDVLNIPTRQAILNFAHYRFTTLPDSGCSVFVGEDYLVRNYDYHPATYDARYQLFQPTDGGYAQIGPMSRTTGRMDGMNEHGLVMAYNFMHRKKPANGFVCYMIGRLVLEYCCHVEEAIQFLKALPHRSSFSYIVQDKTGAHAIVEVTPRGIDVRYDTTCTNHFKLLTHENRNYTKESEERLARLDTQVQSSEQSRFDIFKRFNDPQYELYSKLFKSWSGTIHTTMYEPRQLYAWITLGENQPPIKFDFGAWLKGQQIETTTLTGHIDTGIHFATH; translated from the coding sequence ATGCAACAAGTGTCATCAGACGTTTTAACTTTTCGTGGTACGCATTATGATTATGGTGTTGCTACAGGTCAATGGCTGCAACAAACTGCCATGTTGAAAAATAGAGAAAAAGAATGGAAAAAGCGCGTCCCTCGTTTTGACATCGATCTAGAAGAAACCTATCAAATTTTCCAACAGTTCGCTCCTAAAATATGGGATGAAATTCAAGGGATTCAAGATGTGTTAAACATACCGACAAGACAAGCGATTTTGAACTTTGCGCATTATCGTTTTACGACATTGCCTGACAGTGGTTGCTCGGTATTTGTTGGAGAGGATTACTTAGTACGCAATTACGATTATCATCCGGCCACATACGATGCACGTTATCAACTGTTCCAACCGACCGATGGAGGCTATGCGCAAATTGGCCCGATGTCACGGACAACTGGGCGTATGGATGGTATGAACGAACATGGGTTAGTCATGGCTTATAATTTTATGCATCGTAAAAAACCTGCGAATGGCTTTGTTTGTTATATGATTGGACGCTTAGTATTAGAATATTGTTGTCATGTCGAAGAAGCGATCCAATTTTTAAAAGCATTACCACATCGAAGCTCATTCAGCTATATTGTGCAAGATAAAACGGGGGCACACGCCATTGTAGAAGTGACACCAAGAGGCATTGATGTCCGTTACGATACGACTTGTACAAATCACTTTAAATTACTTACACATGAAAACCGTAACTATACAAAAGAGTCAGAAGAACGTTTGGCACGGCTTGATACCCAAGTCCAGTCATCTGAGCAATCACGTTTCGATATTTTCAAACGCTTTAATGATCCACAATACGAACTGTATAGTAAGTTGTTTAAAAGTTGGAGTGGCACGATTCACACAACGATGTATGAACCGCGTCAACTTTATGCGTGGATTACTTTAGGTGAAAATCAACCACCTATCAAATTTGATTTTGGCGCCTGGCTTAAAGGTCAGCAAATTGAAACAACAACGTTAACAGGTCACATCGATACTGGCATTCACTTTGCTACACATTAA
- the gntK gene encoding gluconokinase, translating into MEKYMIGVDIGTTSTKAVLFNTDGEVQQKAQIEYALHTPRVDVSEQDPDIIVNAVTETIAEVVRKGDVQQEALQFISLSAQMHSLFLIDELQRPITKSMTWADNRARFAAEDLLNHHDGDGIYQRTGTPIHAMSPLSKLWWLKQDETVLFETATRYVDIKSYVLYQLTGEWVMDASIASATGLYNLQNKTWDEQVLALLDIPTSKLPTLVSTTHQLHFKDDYMAEKLGLHRDLPIIVGASDGVLSNLGVNSFEPGDVAITIGTSGAIRTVVDHPVIDEKGRIFCYVLDDEHYVIGGPVNNGGVVLRWLRDELLASEIETAKRLGIETYDVMSRIAQNVQPGAQGLLFHPYLTGERAPLWTSDARGSFIGLTLSHQKEHMIRAVMEGVLFNLYTVFLALIEVIGMSPQSIKATGGFSKSHLWRQMMADIFNTNVEIPKSYESSCLGACVLGLKALGQIDDYDIMKSWVGATHQHQPEVSHVDVYQKLASIFIQISRDLSPSYQTLAQFQRDLENNEE; encoded by the coding sequence ATGGAGAAATATATGATTGGTGTAGATATTGGAACGACCAGCACGAAAGCCGTGTTGTTTAATACTGACGGGGAAGTTCAACAAAAAGCACAGATAGAATACGCATTGCACACACCACGTGTTGATGTTTCAGAGCAAGATCCAGATATTATCGTCAACGCAGTGACAGAAACGATTGCAGAAGTGGTACGGAAAGGCGACGTTCAACAAGAAGCGCTACAATTTATTTCGTTGAGCGCACAAATGCATAGTTTATTTCTCATTGATGAACTACAACGTCCAATAACAAAAAGTATGACTTGGGCAGATAATCGTGCGCGTTTTGCTGCTGAAGATTTACTGAATCATCATGACGGAGATGGCATTTATCAACGTACCGGTACACCGATTCATGCGATGTCACCATTAAGTAAATTATGGTGGTTGAAACAAGATGAAACCGTACTTTTTGAAACTGCAACACGCTATGTCGATATTAAATCGTATGTTCTGTACCAATTGACGGGCGAATGGGTGATGGATGCGTCGATTGCGTCTGCTACAGGATTGTACAATTTACAAAATAAAACGTGGGATGAACAAGTGTTGGCGTTGCTGGATATTCCGACTTCGAAATTACCAACACTCGTATCGACGACGCATCAACTGCATTTCAAAGATGACTATATGGCTGAAAAACTCGGCTTACATCGTGATCTGCCTATCATTGTTGGTGCCAGTGATGGTGTATTGTCGAACTTAGGTGTGAACAGTTTTGAACCTGGAGATGTAGCTATTACGATTGGAACATCAGGCGCAATTCGTACAGTTGTTGATCATCCTGTCATTGATGAAAAAGGGCGCATTTTCTGTTATGTGCTCGATGATGAACATTATGTCATTGGTGGACCAGTCAACAATGGTGGCGTCGTGTTGCGTTGGTTGCGTGATGAATTGTTAGCGAGCGAAATCGAGACGGCTAAACGATTAGGTATTGAAACGTATGATGTGATGTCTCGCATTGCACAAAATGTTCAACCAGGAGCACAGGGCTTACTGTTCCATCCTTACTTAACAGGGGAACGTGCGCCATTATGGACATCTGATGCGCGCGGTTCATTTATCGGATTAACATTATCACATCAGAAAGAACATATGATTCGTGCAGTGATGGAAGGCGTATTATTCAATTTATATACTGTCTTTTTAGCATTAATTGAAGTCATTGGCATGTCACCACAATCGATTAAAGCGACAGGTGGCTTTTCAAAAAGTCATTTGTGGCGTCAAATGATGGCGGATATATTTAACACGAATGTTGAAATACCAAAAAGTTATGAAAGTTCTTGTCTCGGCGCCTGTGTTTTAGGGTTAAAAGCACTCGGGCAAATTGATGACTATGACATTATGAAATCTTGGGTAGGCGCGACACATCAACATCAACCAGAAGTATCACATGTCGACGTGTATCAAAAATTGGCTTCAATCTTTATTCAAATTAGTAGAGATTTAAGTCCGTCATATCAAACATTGGCACAATTTCAACGTGATTTAGAAAATAACGAAGAATAG
- a CDS encoding GntR family transcriptional regulator — translation MEIPKQWLTYLSKGEAIAASIRLSIINGERSTNKLLTENQVANEFQVSRSPVRDAFKILAQERLIRLERMGAEIIPFTDKQRQELTDIRLMIESFAFTKVIQRSDWMEIVQSMQQALAMMKVNIQYKDAASFAENDLKFHELMVLACDHHYLTHLWQQIMPTMLCLNYMSMKKRMDEDFDDFERVIQNHELFVTAIAQKDRKMMYEAFEANFNDLNNDIGAFWAQ, via the coding sequence ATGGAAATTCCTAAACAATGGCTGACTTATTTATCGAAAGGGGAGGCAATTGCTGCTTCTATACGTTTAAGTATTATCAATGGCGAGCGTTCAACTAATAAATTACTGACTGAAAATCAAGTGGCAAATGAGTTTCAAGTGAGTCGTTCGCCTGTGAGAGATGCGTTTAAAATTTTAGCGCAAGAACGTTTAATTCGTTTGGAACGGATGGGCGCAGAAATTATTCCTTTTACAGATAAGCAACGGCAAGAACTGACTGACATTCGTCTGATGATTGAATCGTTTGCTTTCACGAAGGTCATTCAACGGTCTGATTGGATGGAAATTGTGCAATCAATGCAACAAGCGTTAGCGATGATGAAGGTGAATATCCAGTATAAAGATGCTGCGAGTTTTGCGGAAAATGATTTAAAATTCCATGAGTTAATGGTTTTAGCGTGTGATCATCATTATTTAACGCATTTATGGCAACAAATTATGCCGACGATGTTATGTCTGAACTATATGAGTATGAAAAAGCGAATGGACGAGGATTTTGATGATTTTGAGCGGGTCATTCAAAACCATGAACTGTTTGTTACAGCGATTGCACAAAAAGATAGAAAGATGATGTATGAAGCGTTTGAAGCCAATTTTAATGATTTAAACAACGATATTGGCGCGTTTTGGGCTCAGTAA
- the pglS gene encoding 6-phosphogluconolactonase, translating into MVKGYIGSYTKKDGKGIYRFELNEQAGRIETVETGYELNASTYLVQHEDTLIGITKNDKNAGLVTFKINQEGSLEKTGESLESLKGSGCYVAVSPDGKYVFEAVYGDGVARIYELDAANNRITRLIEEVIHEYPHGPNVDRQEQSHVHYLDVTPEHKYVVAVDLGADLLVTYHYGDQGLEVAHRTALEPGDGPRHIAYHKTGRYAYVVNELSNTVVVMAYEDGRFTELERHLTIPEDFLLPTKLAAVRLSHDQRFLYVSNRGHDSIAIFKLLEDGAKLELVDIVSSGGSFPRDFNITEDDAYLVVAHQEKNSEVVVFKRHLDTGRLTKTDDQQTAPEGVCVKFLDETHL; encoded by the coding sequence ATGGTAAAAGGTTATATTGGTTCTTATACAAAAAAGGACGGTAAAGGAATTTATCGCTTTGAATTAAATGAACAAGCAGGACGTATTGAAACGGTTGAAACAGGATACGAATTGAATGCGTCAACATATCTTGTTCAACATGAGGATACATTAATCGGAATTACGAAAAACGATAAAAATGCTGGTTTAGTTACATTTAAAATTAATCAAGAAGGTAGCCTTGAAAAAACAGGGGAGTCATTGGAGTCGTTGAAAGGTTCGGGCTGTTATGTTGCAGTATCACCAGATGGAAAATATGTATTTGAAGCGGTTTACGGTGATGGGGTTGCCCGTATTTATGAACTCGATGCTGCAAACAACCGTATTACACGCTTAATTGAAGAAGTGATTCACGAATATCCACATGGCCCTAATGTAGATAGACAAGAGCAGTCACATGTCCATTATTTAGACGTCACACCTGAGCACAAATACGTTGTGGCTGTAGATTTAGGTGCCGATTTACTCGTGACATATCATTATGGCGACCAAGGCTTAGAAGTTGCTCACAGAACAGCATTGGAACCAGGTGACGGGCCTAGACATATTGCTTATCATAAAACTGGACGTTATGCATACGTTGTTAATGAATTATCAAACACTGTTGTTGTAATGGCGTACGAAGATGGGCGTTTTACAGAATTAGAGCGTCACTTAACGATACCTGAAGATTTTCTGTTACCTACAAAGTTAGCTGCGGTACGTTTATCACATGATCAACGTTTCTTATATGTGAGCAACCGTGGACACGACAGTATCGCCATCTTTAAATTATTAGAAGACGGCGCCAAACTTGAATTGGTCGACATCGTTTCAAGTGGTGGCTCGTTCCCAAGAGATTTTAATATTACAGAAGATGATGCTTATCTTGTAGTGGCCCATCAAGAAAAAAATTCAGAAGTGGTCGTATTTAAACGTCATCTCGATACGGGTCGATTAACAAAAACAGATGATCAACAAACAGCTCCAGAAGGCGTTTGTGTGAAGTTTTTGGATGAAACACATTTATAA
- a CDS encoding Trp-rich small protein, with product MSWTEFWMLLVNGGILVIFRCWIESKWKKRDREKQQKDDSTHS from the coding sequence ATGTCGTGGACAGAATTTTGGATGTTATTAGTTAATGGTGGCATTTTAGTTATTTTTAGATGTTGGATCGAATCAAAGTGGAAAAAGCGAGATCGAGAAAAACAACAAAAAGACGATTCAACACACTCATGA